The following proteins come from a genomic window of Methylorubrum populi:
- a CDS encoding curlin repeat-containing protein: protein MISTIRIWSPRHTARILAAFGLCLSLSGNLSAQQAGLAAPVTGQPISTEVAVEYAMIGAVSLPIRILGLNGNVAGPGGQIAFNQQIGNGNRTDINQIGKGNAAAVQIFGDGNTAAIVQQGTNNLGLGAITGSAIRFDLQQNGIGNQADLSVNAPAGANLQVRQDGNGNSVSGSVPGAANVVVNQVGNGLSLDVSQTGVPKSINIQQVRAR from the coding sequence ATGATCAGTACCATTCGAATTTGGTCGCCCAGACATACAGCAAGGATCCTTGCAGCTTTCGGCCTTTGCCTGTCTCTTTCCGGAAACCTGTCCGCGCAGCAAGCGGGTCTGGCCGCCCCGGTCACCGGGCAGCCGATCTCCACCGAAGTCGCCGTCGAGTACGCGATGATCGGAGCGGTGTCGCTCCCGATCCGAATCCTCGGCCTCAACGGAAACGTTGCCGGACCGGGCGGTCAGATCGCCTTCAATCAGCAGATCGGTAATGGCAACCGAACCGATATCAATCAGATCGGGAAGGGTAACGCTGCAGCCGTACAGATCTTCGGCGACGGCAACACCGCGGCGATTGTCCAGCAGGGGACGAACAACCTCGGACTGGGCGCGATAACCGGCTCCGCCATCCGCTTCGATCTGCAACAGAACGGCATCGGCAACCAGGCCGACCTGAGCGTCAACGCGCCTGCAGGCGCGAACCTCCAAGTCCGGCAGGACGGCAACGGCAACAGCGTCTCCGGGTCCGTCCCAGGCGCCGCCAACGTCGTCGTCAACCAAGTTGGCAACGGCCTCTCGCTCGACGTCAGTCAAACCGGCGTCCCCAAGAGCATCAACATCCAGCAGGTCCGCGCCCGCTGA
- the csgH gene encoding curli-like amyloid fiber formation chaperone CsgH codes for MMTGDLPPPPIVCLLSEHREGSLLQIEAEIRSTSVKSGTYRLLVRKQGSSGSTQISQQSNFSIASNSTVRLDGLRISLEPDGRYRAQLSVRIGAIEYTCEREGPDVSTPL; via the coding sequence ATGATGACCGGCGACCTTCCGCCTCCGCCCATCGTCTGCCTCCTCTCGGAGCACCGCGAGGGTTCGCTCCTTCAGATCGAAGCGGAGATTCGATCGACCTCCGTGAAGTCAGGGACCTACCGCCTGCTGGTTCGGAAGCAGGGGTCATCCGGCAGCACGCAGATTAGTCAGCAATCGAATTTCTCCATCGCTTCGAATTCCACCGTACGACTCGATGGACTGCGCATCTCGCTCGAGCCGGACGGACGCTATCGGGCGCAACTCTCTGTCCGTATCGGCGCCATCGAGTACACGTGCGAGCGAGAGGGGCCGGACGTGTCTACTCCACTCTGA
- a CDS encoding helix-turn-helix transcriptional regulator — MPEKIVLLNVLDKVGSAAVLINCRVKTIDCNSLAKRIILADRPDSLPLEAEPFTTRTISNALVEPFGTVELERPRTDQRLVFQAMDITAMGEAHRLLILIDLAVRTQVCAPVLEKIFGLTTAEGRLAAELSRGVPLATIAQSRKVSIATLRTQLASIFGKTGTSRQPELVALLARVCQLSPAQNLMW, encoded by the coding sequence ATGCCGGAAAAAATCGTTCTTCTCAATGTTCTCGATAAGGTTGGATCGGCGGCGGTACTGATAAACTGCCGCGTGAAAACGATCGATTGCAACAGCCTTGCGAAGCGCATCATCCTGGCGGATAGACCTGATTCCTTGCCACTGGAGGCCGAGCCGTTCACAACTCGAACGATCAGTAACGCCTTGGTGGAGCCGTTCGGTACGGTGGAGCTGGAGCGACCGCGCACAGACCAGCGGCTGGTTTTTCAAGCCATGGACATCACCGCGATGGGAGAGGCCCATCGGCTGCTGATCCTGATCGATCTCGCCGTCCGCACTCAGGTGTGCGCTCCGGTCCTGGAGAAGATCTTCGGCCTCACCACGGCCGAGGGACGTCTCGCCGCGGAACTCAGCAGAGGCGTTCCGCTGGCCACGATCGCCCAGAGTCGCAAAGTCAGTATCGCGACGCTCCGCACGCAGCTCGCTTCGATCTTCGGCAAGACGGGCACGTCACGGCAGCCGGAGCTGGTTGCCCTACTTGCTCGAGTCTGCCAATTGTCGCCGGCTCAAAACCTGATGTGGTAA
- a CDS encoding ATP-binding protein — MSGSSEERVLILAPRGRDAAVIEQVLARSGIDKAACADVAEWVACLRAGAGTAIVTEEALADDDIAELSGWLDAQAPWSDFPFVVLATRQAGPRTRHAAELLKRLGNVVLLERPINAETLTSAVLSSLRARRRQYQAREHLLERERAQDQLRLANEELEQRVAARTREVEAAHETLAFALDAAGMSSWDINAVTGVHRRSPRFDAVFGYEGGERAWDRETFLGHVLDEDRGIAEEAFAGIAETGRLDLECRIRRTDGAVRWIAMRGQVKRDEAGRPLRVAGILMDRTEQHITEEALRQAQKMEAIGQLTGGVAHDFNNLLTVIVGGLDMMLRRPEQADRVKRLAEAAMGAARRGEQLTQQLLAFSRRQMLRPQTLNPNRLLLDFRPLAERAATGSVELVFDLDPALDPIRIDPAQFEAAVLNLIVNARDALEGSSALARIAVTSRNVRLGTAAVADKGVPPGPYVMVSVTDTGSGIPADKLQRVFEPFFTTKEVGKGTGLGLSQVYGFTRSAKGFAQIESELGKGTTVSLYFPRSTDPAGEEIGTGPVGSIPLRRAGEGETVLLVEDDEQVLGMAVESLEELSYRVIVTRNASEALDYLRGVERIDILFSDVVMPGGMNGSQLAVEARRLRPDIKILLTSGYVANLDEGQVIGQGELPVLNKPYRRDELARSLRLVLGGERA; from the coding sequence GTGAGCGGATCGTCCGAGGAGCGAGTCCTCATCCTGGCTCCGCGCGGGCGCGATGCCGCGGTGATCGAGCAGGTGCTGGCTCGCTCGGGCATCGACAAAGCCGCATGCGCGGACGTGGCGGAGTGGGTGGCGTGCCTGCGCGCCGGCGCGGGGACCGCGATCGTCACAGAGGAGGCCTTGGCCGACGATGACATCGCGGAACTGTCGGGCTGGCTCGATGCGCAGGCTCCGTGGTCGGACTTTCCCTTCGTCGTGCTGGCCACGCGTCAGGCCGGCCCGCGCACCCGGCATGCGGCCGAACTGCTGAAGCGGCTCGGCAACGTGGTCTTGCTCGAGCGCCCGATCAACGCCGAGACACTGACCAGCGCCGTCCTGTCGTCCCTTCGCGCGCGGCGTCGCCAGTACCAGGCACGGGAACATCTCCTCGAACGGGAGCGGGCACAGGACCAGCTCCGTCTCGCGAACGAGGAATTGGAGCAGCGCGTGGCCGCGAGGACGCGCGAGGTCGAGGCGGCCCACGAGACCCTGGCCTTCGCGCTCGATGCGGCCGGGATGAGCTCGTGGGACATCAACGCCGTGACCGGTGTCCATCGCCGCTCGCCGCGCTTCGATGCGGTGTTCGGCTACGAGGGCGGGGAGAGGGCCTGGGACCGCGAGACGTTTCTGGGCCACGTGCTCGACGAGGATCGCGGCATCGCCGAGGAGGCCTTCGCGGGCATCGCCGAGACCGGCCGGCTCGATTTGGAGTGCCGCATCCGGCGCACGGATGGAGCGGTGCGCTGGATTGCCATGCGCGGGCAGGTCAAGCGCGACGAGGCCGGCCGGCCGCTGCGCGTGGCGGGCATCCTGATGGATCGCACGGAGCAGCACATCACGGAGGAGGCACTGCGGCAGGCGCAGAAGATGGAGGCGATCGGCCAGCTCACCGGGGGCGTCGCGCACGACTTCAACAACCTCCTCACCGTGATCGTCGGCGGCCTCGACATGATGCTGCGCCGCCCCGAACAGGCCGACCGCGTGAAGCGATTGGCCGAAGCGGCCATGGGCGCAGCGCGGCGCGGCGAGCAATTGACCCAGCAGTTGCTCGCCTTCTCACGTCGCCAGATGCTGCGGCCGCAGACACTCAACCCGAACCGGCTGCTGCTCGACTTCAGGCCACTCGCCGAGCGCGCGGCCACCGGATCCGTCGAGCTGGTCTTCGATCTCGACCCGGCGTTGGACCCGATCCGCATCGATCCGGCCCAGTTCGAGGCGGCGGTGCTGAATCTCATCGTCAATGCGCGCGACGCCCTCGAGGGCAGCAGCGCGCTGGCGCGCATCGCGGTCACCAGCCGGAACGTCCGGCTCGGCACCGCCGCGGTCGCCGACAAGGGGGTGCCGCCGGGTCCCTATGTCATGGTCTCTGTCACGGATACCGGCAGCGGCATCCCGGCCGACAAGCTCCAGCGCGTCTTCGAGCCGTTCTTCACCACCAAGGAGGTCGGCAAGGGGACCGGCCTCGGGCTCAGCCAGGTCTACGGCTTCACCCGCAGCGCCAAGGGCTTCGCGCAGATCGAGTCCGAGTTGGGGAAGGGCACCACGGTCAGCCTGTACTTCCCGCGCTCGACCGATCCGGCCGGCGAGGAGATCGGGACCGGTCCGGTCGGCTCGATCCCGCTGCGCCGCGCCGGAGAGGGCGAGACGGTGCTGCTGGTCGAGGACGACGAGCAGGTCCTCGGAATGGCGGTCGAGAGCCTGGAAGAGTTGAGCTACCGGGTCATCGTGACTCGCAACGCCAGCGAGGCTCTCGATTACCTTCGCGGCGTGGAGCGCATCGACATCCTGTTCTCGGACGTCGTCATGCCCGGCGGGATGAACGGCTCGCAACTCGCGGTCGAGGCACGCCGCTTGCGGCCCGACATCAAGATCCTGCTGACCTCGGGCTATGTCGCGAATCTCGACGAGGGTCAGGTCATCGGGCAGGGCGAGCTTCCGGTGCTCAACAAGCCTTACCGCCGCGACGAACTTGCGCGGTCGCTCAGATTGGTGCTCGGCGGCGAGAGAGCCTGA
- a CDS encoding ATPase domain-containing protein, producing MNEARGTTGARSDADIRISTGVSGLDEVLGGGLTPDRLYLLEGTPGTGKTTLALQFLLEGTARGERSLYVTLSETADELLAAAASHGWSLDGIDIYELVNEIGLDPDSEQSILHPSEIELGETVREVIARVESVRPERVVFDSLSELRLLAQNSLRYRRQILALKQFFSKRSCTVLMLDDRTSESGDPQLHSIAHGVISLDQAPREFGSERRRLRIVKMRGIKFRGGYHDFVMETGGIEIFPRLIAADHHATFDTKAQSTGSNELDLLLGGGLVRGTNTLLLGPSGVGKTTTAVRCMLAALERGETATYYLFDEGLNTLITRAASLGMDIRPHIEAGRLTFKQIDPAELSPGEFAAIVRQAVEERGSTFVAVDSLNAYLHAMPGEEYLVLQMHELLSYLNQKGVTTLLVLGQHGVVGEMRTDIDLSYLSDCILLFRFFESRAEIRTALSVVKSRVNAHERTIRELRLSNDGLRVGEALDDFEGLLTGMPSYRGRVSMLRDREAPGTDT from the coding sequence ATGAACGAGGCAAGAGGGACGACAGGTGCTCGGTCCGATGCCGACATCAGGATCTCGACCGGCGTGTCTGGCCTCGACGAGGTTCTCGGCGGCGGGCTGACGCCGGATCGGCTCTACCTGCTGGAAGGCACTCCCGGGACCGGAAAGACGACGCTCGCGCTGCAATTCCTCCTCGAAGGCACGGCGCGAGGTGAGCGGAGTCTCTACGTCACGCTGTCGGAGACGGCGGATGAACTCCTCGCCGCGGCGGCGAGCCACGGCTGGTCCCTGGACGGGATCGACATCTACGAACTGGTCAACGAGATCGGCCTCGATCCCGACAGCGAGCAATCCATTCTGCACCCGTCCGAGATCGAGCTCGGCGAGACGGTCCGAGAGGTCATCGCCCGCGTCGAGAGCGTGAGGCCCGAGCGCGTGGTATTCGACAGCCTATCGGAGCTGCGCCTGCTGGCTCAGAATTCCCTTCGCTACCGCCGCCAGATCCTGGCTCTCAAACAGTTCTTCTCCAAGCGGTCCTGCACCGTGCTGATGCTCGATGACCGCACGTCCGAGAGCGGCGACCCGCAGCTCCACAGCATCGCCCACGGCGTGATCTCCCTCGATCAAGCGCCGAGGGAGTTCGGTTCCGAGCGTCGGCGCCTCCGTATCGTCAAGATGCGCGGCATCAAGTTCCGGGGCGGCTATCACGACTTCGTCATGGAGACAGGCGGCATCGAGATCTTCCCACGCCTCATCGCCGCCGACCACCACGCGACCTTCGATACGAAGGCACAATCGACGGGTTCGAACGAGCTGGACCTGCTGCTCGGCGGCGGCCTCGTTCGCGGCACCAATACCCTGCTGCTCGGACCGTCCGGCGTGGGCAAGACCACAACCGCAGTTCGTTGCATGCTCGCCGCGCTCGAACGCGGCGAGACGGCGACGTACTACCTGTTCGACGAAGGGCTCAACACCCTGATCACCCGCGCCGCGTCACTCGGCATGGATATACGGCCGCATATCGAGGCGGGACGGCTCACCTTCAAGCAGATCGACCCGGCCGAGCTCTCGCCGGGGGAGTTCGCCGCGATCGTCAGGCAGGCCGTCGAGGAGCGCGGCTCGACCTTCGTCGCCGTCGACAGCCTGAACGCCTACCTGCACGCGATGCCGGGCGAGGAGTATCTCGTTCTGCAGATGCACGAACTGCTGAGCTACCTCAACCAGAAGGGTGTGACGACGCTGCTCGTGCTCGGGCAGCACGGCGTCGTCGGCGAGATGCGGACCGACATCGACCTGAGTTATCTCAGCGACTGCATCCTGCTGTTCCGCTTCTTCGAATCGCGAGCGGAGATCCGAACCGCGCTCTCCGTCGTCAAGAGCCGTGTGAATGCGCACGAGCGCACGATCCGCGAATTGCGGCTCTCCAACGACGGGCTCCGTGTCGGCGAGGCACTGGACGACTTCGAGGGCCTGCTCACCGGCATGCCGTCCTACCGCGGACGGGTGTCGATGTTGAGGGATCGCGAAGCACCGGGAACCGACACGTGA
- a CDS encoding hybrid sensor histidine kinase/response regulator: MTDAEAEELRRHMEALEAENARLRQALEDRNRDPDIDPHAMPASTLANSRAQLREALTIAMVGGIYFDLDGQLLDANDAFLAMCGYSREDLRAGQLSWQVLTPPEWLDISWRALHDLKTTGHSTPYEKQYFRKDGSRFWALFGATLLEDGRGFEFVIDITDRKQAEADRAAREAELRLIADAMPVLIAFIDRSLTYRFANAAYETWFGRTPEQVLGRTIEEILGTAEFEARRPFIEQAMAGADVHFERSWPRADGQPREAAIRYIPSCGPTGEVTGIYVFVQDITDRKQTEELLALRARQLEAQVAEQEKARDRIWNLSPVLKFVARHDGEIRSVNPSWTRSLGWTEQETIGRNVLDFVAPDGREQAASDLMRRAATPASGDIELALLTKEDGPRHVSWTVVPGDDLLFGFGRDITEQRVAEEALRQSQKLEAVGQLTGGVAHDFNNLLTIIRSSIDFLRRPELPEDRKARYLDAVSETVDRAAKLTGQLLAFARRQTLKPEVFEVAGRLRAIADMLDTLTGARIRVVTEGLETTCHVRADVSQFETALINMAVNARDAMEGEGTLTLRLTCSVPMPPIRGHAGAPGPFAAIALSDTGSGIAADRIGRIFEPFFTTKEVGRGTGLGLSQVFGFAKQSGGDVSVESAVGRGTTFTLFLPETEAAREAVEDGRHGSEPPVGAGQRILVVEDNVEVGRFATQILQDLGFETRWAANAEEALDALGSENAAFEAVFSDVVMPGMGGIELAKRLRRTHPDLPVILTSGYSHVLAQEGAHGFELVQKPYSAEQVSQALCRAIAPRARSGRVM, translated from the coding sequence GTGACCGACGCTGAGGCCGAGGAACTGCGCCGGCATATGGAAGCGCTGGAGGCTGAGAATGCCCGTCTGCGCCAGGCGCTCGAGGATCGAAACCGCGACCCCGACATCGACCCGCATGCGATGCCCGCCTCGACCCTGGCGAACAGCCGGGCGCAACTGCGGGAAGCGCTCACGATCGCGATGGTCGGTGGCATCTATTTCGACCTCGATGGCCAGCTTCTCGATGCCAACGACGCGTTCCTCGCCATGTGCGGTTACAGCCGCGAGGACCTGAGGGCCGGACAGCTCAGCTGGCAGGTGCTGACACCGCCGGAATGGCTCGACATCTCCTGGCGCGCCCTCCACGACCTGAAGACCACCGGGCACAGCACTCCCTACGAAAAACAGTATTTCCGCAAAGATGGCTCCCGGTTCTGGGCTCTGTTCGGCGCCACACTCCTGGAAGACGGCCGCGGCTTCGAATTCGTCATCGACATCACGGACCGGAAGCAGGCCGAAGCCGATCGGGCCGCGCGCGAGGCGGAACTTCGTCTGATCGCCGATGCCATGCCGGTGCTGATCGCCTTCATCGACCGCAGCTTGACCTACCGGTTCGCCAATGCCGCCTACGAGACTTGGTTCGGCCGCACCCCCGAGCAGGTTCTAGGCCGCACGATCGAGGAGATCCTCGGCACCGCCGAGTTCGAGGCACGCCGCCCGTTCATCGAACAGGCCATGGCCGGCGCGGACGTCCATTTCGAGCGGAGTTGGCCGCGCGCTGACGGACAGCCGCGCGAAGCGGCGATCCGCTATATCCCGAGTTGCGGTCCGACTGGCGAGGTCACCGGCATCTACGTCTTCGTGCAGGACATCACGGACCGCAAGCAGACCGAGGAACTGCTGGCCTTGCGGGCTCGGCAGCTAGAAGCGCAGGTGGCCGAGCAGGAGAAGGCCCGGGATCGCATCTGGAACCTGTCGCCGGTCCTCAAGTTCGTGGCGCGCCACGATGGCGAGATCCGGTCGGTGAATCCATCCTGGACACGCTCCCTCGGCTGGACGGAGCAGGAAACCATCGGGCGCAATGTGCTCGACTTCGTCGCCCCCGACGGACGGGAGCAGGCCGCCTCCGACCTGATGCGGCGGGCCGCTACCCCCGCATCGGGCGACATCGAGCTCGCGCTTCTCACGAAGGAAGACGGACCGCGCCACGTCTCGTGGACCGTCGTGCCGGGGGACGACCTTCTCTTCGGGTTCGGCCGGGACATCACCGAGCAGCGCGTCGCGGAAGAAGCCCTTCGCCAGTCGCAGAAGCTGGAGGCGGTGGGACAGCTCACCGGCGGCGTGGCGCACGACTTCAACAACCTCCTGACCATCATCCGCTCGTCCATCGACTTCCTGCGCCGCCCGGAACTGCCGGAGGACCGCAAGGCACGCTATCTCGACGCCGTTTCCGAGACCGTGGACCGCGCCGCGAAGCTCACCGGGCAGCTTCTGGCCTTCGCACGCCGCCAGACCCTCAAGCCCGAAGTGTTCGAGGTCGCGGGACGCCTGCGGGCGATCGCCGACATGCTCGATACCCTGACGGGTGCCCGCATCCGCGTCGTCACGGAAGGATTGGAGACGACCTGTCACGTCCGGGCGGATGTGAGCCAGTTCGAGACGGCGCTCATCAACATGGCGGTCAACGCCCGCGACGCCATGGAGGGGGAGGGCACCCTGACGCTGCGACTGACGTGTTCTGTGCCGATGCCGCCGATCCGCGGTCATGCCGGCGCTCCGGGTCCGTTCGCCGCAATCGCCCTCTCCGATACGGGTTCAGGCATCGCAGCCGACCGGATCGGCCGCATCTTCGAGCCGTTCTTCACGACGAAGGAGGTCGGACGCGGAACCGGTCTCGGCCTCAGCCAGGTCTTCGGCTTCGCCAAGCAATCCGGTGGCGACGTCTCGGTCGAGAGCGCGGTGGGTCGCGGCACGACCTTCACCCTCTTCCTTCCCGAAACGGAGGCTGCACGGGAAGCGGTTGAAGATGGGAGACACGGCAGCGAACCACCGGTCGGCGCAGGCCAGCGCATTCTCGTCGTCGAGGACAATGTCGAGGTCGGGCGGTTCGCAACGCAGATCCTGCAGGATCTCGGGTTCGAAACACGGTGGGCAGCGAACGCCGAGGAGGCCCTGGACGCGCTCGGGTCCGAGAATGCGGCGTTCGAGGCGGTGTTCTCCGATGTCGTGATGCCGGGCATGGGCGGGATCGAACTGGCCAAGCGGCTGCGCCGCACGCATCCGGATCTGCCGGTGATCCTGACCTCCGGATACAGTCATGTGCTGGCGCAGGAAGGCGCACATGGCTTCGAGCTGGTGCAGAAGCCCTATTCGGCCGAACAGGTCTCGCAAGCCCTCTGCAGGGCGATCGCCCCGCGAGCCAGGTCCGGCCGGGTCATGTAG
- a CDS encoding DUF2252 family protein, which translates to MRMNGAYGPEERAIVLERQRTLKMARSAHAYVRGNTLKFYEWLDGLPRGTLPEGPPIWICGDCHLGNLGPLADADGRVDIQIRDLDQTVIGNPTHDLVRLGLSLASAARGSDLPGVVTARMLKEMIAGYAVGLGENEENRQPPEPDVVRSVRRRALGRHWKHLARERLKGAEPAIPLGRKFWALDRNERRALEDLFTEKKVRRLVLALNGRSEEAEARLIDAAYWMKGCSSLGFLRYAALVGITELESKRRLALVDLKEAVEPAAPAASGAEMPSDPAERVVAGARALSPNLGERMLPVRLLGRPVVVRELAPQDLKLDVDQFSREEAVRAAHYLAYVVGKAHGRQMEIEARSGWRAEVTRGAGDGAPSWLWSSVVELAGRHEVGYLQHCLRYADQRAA; encoded by the coding sequence ATGCGTATGAACGGCGCGTATGGTCCTGAGGAGCGTGCGATCGTGCTGGAGCGGCAGCGCACGCTCAAGATGGCACGATCGGCGCACGCCTACGTTCGCGGAAACACTCTGAAGTTCTACGAGTGGTTGGACGGACTTCCGCGCGGCACTTTGCCGGAAGGGCCGCCGATCTGGATCTGCGGTGACTGTCATCTCGGAAACCTCGGTCCCTTGGCCGACGCCGACGGTCGCGTCGATATCCAGATCCGGGATCTCGACCAGACGGTGATCGGCAATCCGACGCATGACCTCGTTCGCCTCGGACTGTCGCTGGCGAGCGCGGCCCGCGGCTCGGACCTCCCCGGTGTCGTGACGGCCCGGATGCTGAAGGAGATGATTGCGGGCTACGCGGTGGGCCTCGGAGAAAACGAGGAAAACCGGCAGCCGCCCGAGCCGGATGTGGTGCGCTCGGTGCGTCGCCGTGCCCTCGGCCGGCACTGGAAGCACCTCGCGCGGGAGCGCCTGAAGGGCGCGGAGCCCGCCATCCCGCTGGGACGCAAGTTCTGGGCTCTCGATCGGAATGAGCGTCGGGCCCTCGAAGACCTCTTCACGGAGAAGAAGGTACGCCGCCTCGTGCTGGCGCTGAATGGGCGAAGTGAGGAGGCCGAGGCCCGCCTCATCGACGCGGCCTACTGGATGAAGGGATGCAGCTCGCTGGGCTTCCTGCGCTACGCCGCGCTCGTCGGCATCACCGAGCTCGAGAGCAAGCGTCGCCTTGCCTTGGTGGACCTGAAGGAGGCCGTCGAACCCGCCGCGCCGGCCGCGTCCGGTGCCGAGATGCCGTCGGATCCGGCCGAACGCGTCGTGGCCGGCGCGCGAGCTTTGTCACCGAATCTCGGCGAACGCATGCTGCCCGTGCGCCTTCTCGGCCGGCCGGTCGTAGTGCGAGAATTGGCGCCGCAGGATCTGAAGCTCGACGTCGACCAGTTCAGCCGCGAGGAGGCGGTGCGGGCCGCGCACTACCTCGCCTACGTGGTCGGCAAGGCCCATGGTCGGCAGATGGAGATCGAGGCACGCTCAGGCTGGCGCGCCGAGGTGACGCGGGGGGCCGGAGACGGGGCGCCGTCCTGGCTGTGGTCCAGCGTCGTTGAGCTCGCGGGGCGCCACGAGGTCGGCTACCTTCAGCATTGCCTTCGCTATGCCGACCAGCGGGCTGCCTGA
- a CDS encoding SDR family oxidoreductase produces MGHKPLREQVIVVTGASSGIGLATARMAARRGARVVLAARSDDILAKVAEELGPRATYVVADVGRREDVRAVADRAISTFGGFDTWVNVAGLTVYGPLREIAPEDHERLIRTNLWGTVYGSLIAAEHLRERGGAIINVGSIASDLAFPFQGLYAASKHGVKGFTDTLRMELRAEGAPVSVTLVKPASIDTPLPNRARNYMDREPTLPPPIYPPQEVANAILHAAVHPQRDIFVGGGGKLFVMGKEFAPGAYDELAPAIIAMQKRSEPPRNPEGALHAPRAAGQERGDPPIYVMRTSAYTRASLHPLATAGLAAGLAAAAALVLGGRTGRRS; encoded by the coding sequence ATGGGACATAAGCCGCTGCGCGAGCAGGTCATCGTCGTCACGGGAGCATCCAGCGGGATCGGACTCGCGACCGCGCGGATGGCCGCGCGGCGCGGCGCGCGCGTCGTGCTCGCGGCCCGCAGCGACGATATCCTGGCCAAGGTCGCGGAGGAGCTCGGCCCCCGCGCCACCTACGTCGTCGCGGATGTCGGCCGGCGCGAGGACGTCCGGGCTGTCGCCGACCGGGCAATCTCGACGTTCGGCGGCTTCGATACCTGGGTCAACGTGGCCGGATTGACGGTCTACGGACCGCTTCGCGAGATCGCACCCGAGGACCATGAGCGGCTGATCCGGACGAATCTGTGGGGCACCGTATACGGCTCTCTGATCGCGGCCGAGCATCTGCGCGAGCGCGGCGGCGCCATCATCAACGTCGGCAGCATCGCCTCGGACCTCGCCTTCCCGTTCCAGGGGCTCTATGCCGCCTCGAAGCACGGGGTGAAGGGTTTCACCGACACGCTGCGCATGGAGTTGCGGGCAGAGGGCGCTCCGGTCTCCGTGACGCTCGTGAAACCCGCCTCCATCGACACGCCGCTGCCGAACCGGGCACGCAACTACATGGACCGCGAGCCGACGCTTCCGCCGCCGATCTATCCGCCGCAGGAGGTCGCCAACGCGATCCTGCACGCTGCCGTGCATCCACAGCGGGACATCTTCGTGGGCGGAGGCGGCAAGCTCTTCGTCATGGGTAAGGAGTTCGCGCCGGGGGCCTACGACGAACTCGCGCCGGCCATCATCGCGATGCAGAAGCGGTCGGAGCCCCCGCGCAACCCGGAGGGCGCGCTGCACGCGCCCCGGGCCGCCGGACAGGAGCGCGGTGATCCGCCGATCTACGTCATGCGCACCAGCGCCTATACCCGCGCGAGCCTGCACCCCCTCGCCACGGCCGGACTCGCGGCCGGGCTGGCGGCCGCGGCAGCCCTGGTCCTCGGCGGCCGGACGGGCCGCCGATCCTGA
- a CDS encoding GlxA family transcriptional regulator, protein MPKVPRFSPNDHRLVELLAFSEVQMLDVAGPLQVFASANEEARRAGVEPPYRLRVISRDGGAIASSAGLALATEPLSATSEEVDTLIVAGGPGVDRAAEDGGTVDWLRRRASRARRVASVCTGAFLLAASGVLDGRRAVTHWSYCEAFSRRFPAVRVEPDPIFLRDGPVWTSAGVTAGIDLALALVEEDLGRETALAVARYLVVFLKRPGGQAQFSAALSLQMRGDRFEALHRWMRSNLAADLSLSALAAEAGMSERSFSRRYLEETGLTPARAVERLRVEGAGQMLIETDDPVKRIARRCGFGSEETMRRSFLRQLSTTPQDYRSRFGAGPRI, encoded by the coding sequence ATGCCAAAAGTCCCTCGCTTCTCGCCAAATGATCACCGGCTCGTGGAGCTTCTCGCCTTTTCGGAGGTGCAGATGCTCGATGTCGCCGGACCGCTTCAGGTCTTCGCATCCGCTAACGAGGAGGCGAGACGGGCCGGAGTCGAGCCGCCCTACCGCCTCCGCGTCATTTCCCGCGACGGAGGTGCGATCGCCTCCTCGGCGGGCTTGGCACTCGCGACGGAGCCGCTGAGCGCGACCTCGGAGGAGGTTGATACGCTGATCGTGGCCGGTGGCCCCGGCGTCGACAGAGCCGCGGAGGATGGCGGCACGGTCGACTGGCTGCGGCGGCGCGCAAGTCGGGCACGGCGCGTCGCGTCCGTCTGTACCGGCGCTTTTCTCCTCGCCGCCTCGGGGGTGCTCGACGGGCGGCGGGCGGTCACGCACTGGTCGTATTGCGAGGCGTTCTCACGCCGCTTTCCCGCCGTGCGCGTCGAACCGGATCCGATCTTCCTGCGGGATGGACCGGTCTGGACCTCGGCCGGGGTGACGGCCGGCATCGATCTGGCGCTCGCGCTGGTCGAGGAGGATCTCGGCCGGGAGACGGCTCTGGCTGTGGCGCGCTACCTCGTCGTCTTCCTGAAACGTCCTGGCGGCCAAGCGCAATTCAGCGCTGCCCTCTCGCTGCAGATGAGGGGCGACCGTTTCGAGGCGCTGCACCGTTGGATGCGGAGCAATCTGGCGGCGGACCTGTCGCTGTCCGCGCTTGCCGCGGAAGCGGGAATGAGCGAGCGCAGCTTCAGCCGGCGCTACCTCGAAGAGACCGGCCTCACGCCGGCGCGGGCGGTCGAGCGCCTGAGAGTCGAGGGTGCAGGTCAGATGCTCATCGAGACCGATGATCCGGTGAAGCGGATCGCACGACGCTGCGGTTTCGGCTCCGAGGAAACCATGCGGCGCAGCTTCCTCCGGCAGCTCTCGACCACGCCGCAGGACTATCGCTCGCGCTTCGGTGCCGGGCCGCGGATCTAG